The following are encoded together in the Ignavibacteria bacterium genome:
- a CDS encoding DEAD/DEAH box helicase — translation MKSESFTLSSQMISLLEKNGITIATPIQKEIIPAIIEGRDVLAQSETGSGKTLSFAIPIIEHINHRDGMRALVLVPTRELCMQITEEFYKFSHGKHIGIVPVYGGASINNQIRKLKSANIIVATPGRLIDLLRRRALKLDTIQYLVADEADRMLDMGFIKDLEKILQYLPQQRQTLMFSATVSKEIETLSGKYLVNPKHVRLESKVQPFFLHQTYYKTSNEKKTPLLISLLKRERELALVFCNRKRETVKLAKQLVANDIPAKCLNGDMSQQLREKVTNEFRQKKFSVLVATDVASRGLHIEDISHVYNYEIPKDVESYTHRVGRTARAGKKGDAISLVASGNEMNFFRQILFTYKGDIVLKDAGKIPIERLETTDVQPSRMKKDEVVFERKKTEEKAAPRPKKEESFSKKREERTYETRNRKKRFGSRFQREERYGAERAEHPFSRKKNEKKFSQKTNERFRKRKKREQFPLEKSNEKQFAPPREKKEKKHARFWEEQWKELLNE, via the coding sequence ATGAAATCCGAATCCTTTACACTGAGTTCGCAAATGATTTCGCTTCTGGAAAAGAACGGAATAACCATAGCAACGCCAATTCAAAAAGAAATTATTCCAGCAATCATCGAAGGACGCGATGTGCTTGCGCAATCGGAAACGGGTTCGGGAAAAACATTGAGTTTTGCAATTCCGATTATCGAGCATATAAATCACCGCGACGGGATGCGCGCATTGGTGCTTGTTCCCACGCGCGAACTTTGTATGCAAATTACCGAAGAGTTTTACAAATTTTCGCACGGAAAACATATCGGAATTGTTCCCGTGTATGGAGGCGCATCCATCAACAATCAAATCCGCAAACTGAAATCAGCAAACATCATTGTTGCAACACCGGGAAGATTGATTGATTTGCTTCGTCGCCGCGCGCTGAAACTCGACACGATTCAATATCTTGTTGCGGACGAGGCGGATAGAATGCTCGATATGGGATTCATCAAAGACCTCGAAAAAATTCTTCAGTATCTACCGCAGCAACGGCAAACATTGATGTTCAGCGCAACGGTATCGAAAGAAATTGAAACACTCAGCGGGAAATATCTCGTGAACCCGAAACACGTGCGATTGGAATCCAAAGTGCAGCCGTTTTTTCTTCATCAAACGTATTACAAAACATCGAATGAAAAGAAAACGCCGTTGCTTATCAGTTTGCTGAAACGCGAGCGGGAACTTGCGCTTGTATTTTGCAACCGAAAACGCGAAACGGTGAAACTTGCAAAACAACTTGTTGCGAACGATATTCCTGCAAAATGTTTGAACGGCGATATGTCGCAGCAGTTGCGGGAAAAGGTAACCAATGAATTCCGGCAGAAAAAGTTTTCCGTTCTTGTTGCTACCGATGTTGCTTCGCGCGGATTGCACATCGAAGATATTTCGCACGTGTATAATTACGAAATTCCGAAGGACGTGGAATCGTACACGCATCGCGTTGGAAGAACAGCGCGCGCGGGGAAAAAGGGTGATGCAATTTCGTTGGTAGCGAGCGGAAACGAAATGAATTTTTTCCGTCAAATTCTTTTTACGTACAAAGGAGATATCGTGTTGAAAGATGCGGGAAAAATTCCGATTGAACGTTTGGAAACAACAGATGTGCAACCATCGAGAATGAAAAAAGATGAAGTAGTGTTTGAGCGAAAAAAAACAGAAGAGAAAGCCGCGCCGCGACCGAAGAAAGAAGAATCGTTTTCAAAAAAGAGGGAAGAACGAACGTACGAAACGCGAAATAGGAAGAAACGATTTGGTTCTCGTTTTCAGCGCGAAGAACGGTATGGGGCGGAAAGAGCAGAACACCCGTTTTCTCGCAAAAAGAACGAGAAGAAGTTTTCACAAAAAACGAATGAGCGTTTTAGGAAGAGGAAAAAGAGAGAGCAATTTCCGCTTGAGAAAAGTAACGAAAAACAATTTGCGCCCCCAAGAGAAAAGAAAGAAAAAAAGCACGCGCGGTTTTGGGAAGAACAGTGGAAGGAATTGCTGAACGAGTAA